Sequence from the Cucumis sativus cultivar 9930 chromosome 1, Cucumber_9930_V3, whole genome shotgun sequence genome:
AATCAACGTTTGGCCTGAGAAGCCCCTTGATGAGAATGTCAGCAACCTGTTTGTTAGAAGGGATGTAAggaatgcatatgctcccaTTGTCAAgtctttctttgatgaaatgttGATCAATCgcaacatgtttagttctatcatgttgaactgGGTTGTTAGCAATACTAATAGTGGATTTATTATCACAAAAGAACTTTAATGGAGTTTCACATTCCTGATGAAGATCATATAGGACTTTCTAaagccaaatttcctcacatattTCCAAACTCATAACTCTGTATTCGACCTCAACACTGCTCTTGGCCACAAcactttgcttcttactcctccaagttacaagattgcACCAAACAAAAGTACAATAACCGGAGGTAGACTTTCTGTCAACAACAGATCCTGTCCAATCTGAGTCGGTATATGCTTCAATAGtctttctatttgtttttctaaacatcaCCTCTTTACCAGATGTTGTTTTCAAGTATCTCATAATTATGTTGACAGCTTCCATGTATTTCTCATAAGAAGCTTGcacagaaaaggaaaatatatcAGGACAAGTATTGGATAAGTAAATCAATTTACCCACGAAGTGTTTatattgttctttatcaactggaaCTTGATCATCAGAGTTTTCAAGTTTACAATTGAATTCAATAGGAGTATCAGCAGGACGACATCCCAACATACCTGTCTCGATTAGCAAATCAATGGTGTATTTTCCCTGAGATATGGAGATACTTTCTTTAGATCTGGTCACCTCCATTCCAAGAAAATACTTCAGATTTTCcaaatccttgatttcaaattcatcaccCATTCTCTACTTTAGTTGACTGATTTCTGCATGATCATCTCCAGTTAATACAGTGTCATCCACATGCATTAGAACAACAATCTTCCCTATCTTGAaaacctttgtaaataaagtatgattAGAGTGTCCCTGACTGTATCCTTGGGACTTGACAAAGATAGTGAATCTGTCAAACCATGCTATGGGAGTCTGTTTCAGACCATATAGGGATTTCTGGAGTTTACACACATGCTGACCAAACTGGGCTTCAAATTCAAGTGGGGAGCTCATGTAGACTTCCTCCACAAGGTCTCCATTCAAAAAGGCATTGTTAACATCCAGTTGGTAGAGAGATAAATCTTTGTTCACAACAATAGATAGCAGGACTAACAGTATTCAACTTAGCAACGAGAGAAAACGTTTCTGAATAATCAATACCATAAGTTTGAGTAAATCCCTTTGCAACTAATCTTGTCTTATGTCTGTTAAGTGTACCATGTACTTTGCATTTGACAGAgaacacccatttgcatcccacGGTTTTGTGTCCCTTAAGTAGAGTACAAATTTTCCAAGTTCTATTCTTTTCAATAGCATTTATTTCTTCATTGACAACATTCTTCCATCTAGGACACTCTAAAGTAGTGTAGATATTTTTCGATATTATGGTAGAGTTAAGGCTTGTTATAAAAGCTCTGAATTGTAGAGAGAGATTATCATAGGAAACATAGTTGCAAATGGGATGTTTAGTACAACACCTGGTACCTTTTCTCACAACAACGAGAATGTCAAGAGAGGGATCCACTACAAGAAAGTGGGTCTATTTCGACCATCTTTTATCGGAGGCTATAAAAAACCTTCgaaaaaatatacattcatCGAAGGTTTAGGAAAAgcctttgaaaaatattttttttatcaaagaataataaaaacctttcaaaaaaatatacatttatctgagattttgaaaaagatatacaTTTTGTTGGTGTTGAAATACCTTTGATAATATCTACTCcgataataatattttaatatgtaatttttagggaaatttttttaaaaaaattcgtTTTCGAAATCgatcaattttgtattttaaaaaaaaattgtttttaaaaattataccgtataaatattttgccgtTTTgccatatttttttcaaaggttAAATAAAACCCTCGAAAAAGATCTTACATTTTTCAAaggttaaaataaaacttttgaaaaagatcTTACTTATTTTAAAGGTTAAAATAAAACCTTTGAAAATGATCCTAAGgttaaatatgtatttttcctctttcttaaaaaatctattttcccttatttttttccccaaaTGAGAAAATCTATATCccccaaattttctttcttctctttccatACCCATgataccttcttcttctctttccccaatttttttcaaatcatcgTTCGACCGAGCTCTACGTCCTTTGTCGCGCACGACTCTCTATCACGACAATCGAAGCTCCACCACGCTTTCGAGTGAACTTTAGACCATCTCCTCGTTCCAATCTCTTCAATTAACTCCTCATTCAAGCTCGTTGTTGTTCACACCAAACCTTTCTTTTCCTCCGTCGTCAGTCTCGCCAGACCTGGTAATTGATTTCATTTACTACTTGATTTCTCGTTTGATTGATCATAAACTCACATAATGGTTGGTAATAGACGGGTGATAACGACTGTCGATTGCAGGAGCGGCTGGGGTTTTACCCCATGTGgattcaaatttgaagaagattgTTCTGCAAGTTGAActccaaaatttaaaccaaatttTGTGAATAAACTCGCTTCATCGGTGATGATATATGATATGTTCCAAGCACTGGATGCAATGTGGATTAAGCAAAGTGTTTAACGCTCTGGTAAGGATGGAATATTAGTATCTTTTTAGTTTGGCCTTTGTTCATAAGTTGCTTTGTGACTTCTCCCTTTAGGTTCTACTTTACCTATTAGGTTAGCATTTGTTGTACCATTTAAGACGATTATAATTCAtccttaaaattaaattatagaatagATTTAACTCCGTGATCATATGTTTTCGCATgagatttccggagaaatttgatttgtggAGTTAAACTTGatttgatgttgtatttttgttaatttgatgCAGTGTGGTTcgatctctagaatttgatcctctgattctctctcgattAGATGCTTACGTTTCATTTGAGGAAACAAaacacgtgatgttcttgaagttggagttttGGAAAAAAGTTTGTATCTCAAAGAAGCTTTAATATTCGAGGAAAGCTAGAGTCTTAGAAAGCTTGTAGAAGCTGGagtcttaaaagaaaacttgtattttgaaaggagcttcaatcttcaagGATGATCGACTTTAGAAATTAGGGAATCTTCTAGCTCTTGGGAGAATTCTCTCTAAACCTTCTGAAGTCAAAAATTTCCAACCCCTTACAAATGAGAAGAACTCCTCTGTTTATAGAGTTCTCTTATGGGCTTTACGAGATTGAGTCTGGTTGGTTCATGAACCAGACCCATGGGTTCAACCACATGAGTTTGAGTTATATTTAGCATTTGGgatcaattaagcttatttttgggcttataagcttaattgaacttagtcaaagtaaataatatttaattgaaccaaaataattaacttgatccaaCGGTTAgaatgaaaacatgtggcattattagaattgggcaatttatgttttcaatttttaatttgggacacatgtcaattttaattagtcttaaattcaattatttacacttttcatcattaatttaataaataatgtgaTAATTTGTGActggtctcaaaatttcttattcaacaaatgccTCTTTTTCGAGATTTATGCACGTATATGCAGTGTCAGATCCAGAAATTTTAAAGAGGGGGGCACGagacactatataataaacacactaaaaatattttaaaaaatatcacaacgTTTCACTGATGCTCTGATAGCATTCACTACATTTGtagtaataaagaaatatcGACAATTTctatatgatttttttgtaatgtaaatatgtgaatttaaaattatcatcaaaaaaggaaaagaaaaagaaagattaataCATTTTGCCTCGAATATTGTTGAGAGAGTGGAAGTTTGGATCACCgactttgttcattttttttaaaaaaaaattgttagataacaaatgagAGTTAGGAAATAAGTTAGGGTTTaagaagtttttttcttctttttaaaaaaatatttttctttccggaaatcattgaaatttaagaagaaatttgatatttgataaatttaaggaaaaaaattattaatgtttggaataaaaattatttcgtGACAGTttaagaagaaatttgatatttgaggaaagaaaattattaatatttagaataaaaactatttcgtaaaaataattgtaacaGACGAGATTTGAACTCACAACCAAAGAGTTAAGCAGGAGGGGCACAACCACTACAGCAGAAGTAGAAATTAGGCAAATGAAGttaagtttaatatatattgtaatttaacatttcaaaattaatattaaaatacaaaatcaataaagtAAGCGGGGCACGTGCCCCTATGACCCCTTAATGGATCCACCCTTGCGTATATAGGTGAATGAATCtcaaaatagataaatttgaagtcaccTTACAAGCATTTTGTTTGCtctatcaaattaatcaaactacaaatttagtgcatgagtttgatttcattttaaaataggaGTTGGAATATGACCAAACCTTAAAATGTTCAAAGTTTTATctgcaatttaattttatttgaatataaaaattttaatatgatgtttttttggatttttttaaaaataatataaaatttgaaacatatataaaagatagGATGGATgcaaaactacttttaaaaataggtgatttgaggtgaagtcgtgtacgggtacacgacttccatgTAATGGACtcaacatattttatttttttttatttttatatttatactacaTTGAGCCCcacattcttttattgttatttatatacgtgggtTCCAcacatttcactttttctcattatttatatatacatactcacatataatataatatatatattaaacattcaaattctaaaaatatctttctttattaaattattttatttttatttttctttatatatatttaaatatcacaatcttcaatcttcaatcttcaatttttcttattaaattcatttttctactttaatttaattttttcttaatcaaaattacacattatcttttttccaatttttaacttttttaaaaaaactcatatataaaaaaaatatgttattaaaaatatattaaacagatgaaaatagaaataataataataataattattattattattatatatatatatatatacatatatacatatatatatatatatatatatatatatatatatatatataatatatatatatatatatattaaatatctcaatcaccaattttcttattaattcatcttttctaatttaatttaattatttcttaaccaaaattatatatatctttttctaattttttgtataaaaaaacacatatattaaccaaatatgttattaaaaaatatattaaacaaataaaaaaaataataataattgaaagaagttgaagcttactttaaaaataataataacaacaaatttgcaattgaaaattatccgttaggtttttaaatttaatttgtaatcgaaccaattcttgtttttttccttttgccataaacatgaatttttttttattcaattaccAATGTACGTTAGTGGCTTCAagtgttattataatttttttatagtaattttaacttctctcaattattattattactattttaatttgtttaatatatttttaataacatgttttgttaatatatgggatttttttaaaaaaaatgaaaattggaaaaaaaaatatatgtataattttgattaaaaaagaattaaattaaactagaaaaatgaatttaataagaaaaattgaagatcgaagattgtgatatttaaatatatataaagaaaaaaataaaaaaataaattaatttaataaagaaagatatttttagaatttgaatgtttaatatatatattatattatatgtgagtatgtatatataaataatgagaaaaagtaaaatgttgGGACccacatatataaataatgagaaaataaaaaaatgtagggCCTAgtgtagtataaatataaaaataagaaaaaaatagaatttagaataaccaattttaatttgagataaaaatgaGACCCTCATTCTTGAGGTTAAGGTTGATTTATGGCTctgatataaatttaagataaaaaagatttgaatttaatttgacttgaattttaaacccaaattttaattttaaaattgagaatactttttttttttaatgttaaaatatttagatattttaaatatcttaaaaaatcaaaatttatcccaaaaatgaaataatttaaaataatataatataattggataatcttttctatatatatatttttaaaaaaattatattccttttaggaattgagtttgtttctttaaaaatgattaaatatcattcctaATCTTTTaaggaattggatttgttggCCTTATAAATAGACTTATACCTTAAtcatttattcttcttctagTAACATAAAGGTATATAAAAGTTTTCTtccacttttctctttttctctctctttttctttttttttgcttttttttttttggttttgtaataGTTTGTAGCGATGATTTTGCCGTCAACGATTCAACTTCCTCTAAGGGACGATCGAACTTTTGCCGTTAATTCcatcgccctagtaggagcgATCAGACTTCTTTGTCGTTAGGCTTGTTCGTCATCAAGCTTGTTCGCCGTCACCAATCCAACTTTTTCTAGGGGACGATTGGGCTTTTGTCGTTAGATCCACCTCCCTAGTAAAAACGATCGGGCTTCTTCATCCTCAGCGAACCTACTTCAAGGGGACGATCGAGTTTTTGTCGTCAGATCCACCTTCCTAGTAAAAGCGATCGAGCTTCTTCGTTGTCGGGCTTCTTCGTCGTCGGGCTTCTTCGTCGTCGAACTTTTTTGCCTTCAGCGATCAAACTTCTTCTAGGGAACGATCGACCTTTTGGCATCAGATCCAACGCTCTAGTAAAAGCAATCGAACCTCTTCGCTGTCAAGCTTTTTTGTCGTCAGTGATCCAACTTCTTTTAGGGAACGATTGGGCTTTTACCATCAGATCTACCTTCCTAGTAGAAGCAATCGGGCTTGTTCGTCGTCATCGATCCAACTTCTTCTAGGGGATGATCGAGTttttgccgtcagatccaCCACCCTAG
This genomic interval carries:
- the LOC116404355 gene encoding uncharacterized protein LOC116404355 codes for the protein MGDEFEIKDLENLKYFLGMEVTRSKESISISQGKYTIDLLIETGMLGCRPADTPIEFNCKLENSDDQVPVDKEQYKHFVGKLIYLSNTCPDIFSFSVQASYEKYMEAVNIIMRYLKTTSGKEVMFRKTNRKTIEAYTDSDWTGSVVDRKSTSGYCTFVWCNLVTWRSKKQSVVAKSSVEVEYRVMSLEICEEIWL